The following are encoded together in the Xanthomonas sacchari genome:
- the pgsA gene encoding CDP-diacylglycerol--glycerol-3-phosphate 3-phosphatidyltransferase translates to MKLTIPTWLTLLRIVMIPVLVLVFYLPYTWTNFASAAIFGLAAFTDWLDGWVARRYHQYSAFGAFLDPVADKLMVAVALFLIVQGHPTPWMAFWAAVIVGREIAVSALREWMAEIGQRAKVRVAMIGKIKTTAQMVALLCLLYSVMPDGSPPESVWMGLFVFHVGDWTLAIAAILTLLSGIQYLHAAWPSLRDDERAAVAEKNAKKIEGNG, encoded by the coding sequence ATGAAGTTGACCATCCCCACCTGGCTCACGCTGCTGCGGATCGTGATGATCCCCGTGCTGGTGCTGGTGTTCTATCTGCCGTACACCTGGACCAACTTCGCCTCGGCGGCGATCTTCGGCCTGGCCGCGTTCACCGACTGGCTGGATGGCTGGGTGGCGCGGCGCTATCACCAGTACTCCGCGTTCGGCGCGTTCCTGGATCCGGTGGCCGACAAGCTGATGGTGGCGGTGGCGCTGTTCCTGATCGTGCAGGGCCACCCGACGCCGTGGATGGCGTTCTGGGCGGCGGTGATCGTCGGCCGCGAGATCGCGGTGTCGGCGCTGCGCGAGTGGATGGCCGAGATCGGCCAGCGCGCCAAGGTGCGCGTGGCGATGATCGGCAAGATCAAGACCACCGCGCAGATGGTGGCGCTGCTGTGCCTGCTGTACTCGGTGATGCCAGACGGCTCGCCGCCGGAGAGTGTGTGGATGGGCCTGTTCGTCTTCCACGTCGGCGACTGGACCCTGGCCATCGCCGCGATCCTGACCCTGTTGTCGGGCATCCAGTACCTGCATGCGGCCTGGCCGAGCCTGCGCGACGACGAGCGCGCCGCGGTAGCGGAAAAGAACGCGAAAAAAATCGAAGGCAACGGTTGA
- a CDS encoding glycosyl hydrolase family 18 protein — translation MARPGCAGNACAGIDCQAPREAMPSTHLPLQELPMTFEIATWYDTWNATGADNLAQGKVPLGYASRYNLAFGSFVPAASGYTLDLDQQFAMQNLAQIKAQAPTAVIYAGVGDTGLAETAADNRNNANRSTANIVAYLQQHGLAGISIDAEGGGMPFVVELVGQLSASFKAAGLGIAVSVPWPGNGPDGLYGEGAVAAFNQYVDAAELQDYSSLGTPQDAQVWLDAGVSAGILMGGVATENGDVQTSLEDTAAWTNYALQHGLRGMFSWRLDNDHGLDGKNEDVQPTFTGAKTIYDTAQAQSGGTTAAR, via the coding sequence TTGGCCCGGCCAGGGTGTGCGGGCAACGCGTGCGCCGGCATCGACTGTCAGGCGCCGCGCGAAGCGATGCCGTCCACTCACCTGCCACTTCAGGAGCTACCGATGACCTTCGAGATCGCGACCTGGTACGACACATGGAACGCCACGGGTGCCGACAATCTTGCGCAGGGCAAGGTCCCGCTCGGCTATGCGAGCCGTTACAACCTGGCGTTCGGCAGCTTCGTGCCGGCCGCCAGCGGCTACACGCTGGATCTGGACCAGCAATTCGCCATGCAGAATCTCGCCCAGATCAAGGCGCAGGCGCCGACGGCGGTGATCTATGCCGGTGTGGGCGACACCGGACTGGCCGAGACGGCGGCCGACAACCGCAACAACGCCAACCGTTCCACGGCCAATATCGTGGCCTACCTGCAACAGCACGGTCTCGCTGGGATCAGCATCGACGCCGAAGGCGGTGGCATGCCATTCGTCGTCGAGCTGGTCGGCCAGCTCAGCGCCAGCTTCAAGGCGGCAGGGCTGGGCATCGCGGTGTCGGTGCCATGGCCAGGCAATGGTCCGGACGGCCTGTATGGCGAGGGTGCGGTGGCGGCATTCAATCAGTACGTCGATGCCGCGGAGTTGCAGGATTATTCCTCGCTGGGCACGCCGCAGGATGCGCAGGTGTGGCTCGATGCCGGAGTCAGCGCCGGCATCCTGATGGGCGGTGTGGCCACCGAGAATGGCGATGTGCAGACCTCGCTCGAGGACACCGCCGCCTGGACAAATTACGCCTTGCAGCACGGACTGCGCGGCATGTTCAGCTGGCGGCTCGACAACGATCATGGTCTGGACGGCAAGAACGAAGACGTGCAACCGACCTTCACCGGTGCCAAGACGATCTACGACACGGCCCAGGCGCAGTCGGGCGGTACGACCGCAGCGCGCTAG
- a CDS encoding TonB-dependent siderophore receptor, with protein MSPLFYRPAFARRTRRVAPLAAAIAVLVTAGPHAAHAQDATTLPAVRVSERSDPGTRSSTATKTDTSLLETPQSLSVIDDARMQAQGAQTLKDALSYTPGVIPTRYGTDSRYDWISLRGFDAYAPGFYLDGMPLRNNGNWGIWPIERYGAERIEVLRGPASVLYGQSGPGGLVNAISKRPTAEPLHELQVQLGDHQRRQLAGDLSGPLSEDGTVLYRLTALAREAELPAGGMRDDRRFLAPALTWAPSAATRLTVLSQLGRTRAGVYLRMRPAVGSLVPTAIGTYLPSRLFESDPTYNRFDLDTAMFAALFEHRVNDVLRLRQNARYGRLKVDYRSVQGRGFVIDDPADPLDPANFARLRRTASDSRETVHALNLDNQLELRLHAGAVQHTLLFGLDYQRTRIDQVTHSGGTTTPLDIRHPVYGDPVQLPAPWYDGIATVSQTGLYVQDQVRWRERWLLTLGARYDRADSRLDSRLDGSHSDIVERKASKRAGLTYVAANGWAPYLSYSESFVPTATRDPLSGRAFRPESGRQYEAGLRFQPDGGTQSYSAAVFNLRRRNYLTYDPDYVPRQTGETLVRGLELEATLHPLPRLQLIGSYSYTPTVHVTASSNPGELGKPLSAVSRHAAALWGDYRFDSGIRVGLGARYTGANRGDLDAARAEVPAFTLFDALLGYDRDRWNFALNVRNLADRTYLSNCDAYDNCYYGEQRRVTATATYRW; from the coding sequence ATGTCGCCCCTGTTCTACCGCCCGGCGTTCGCGCGCCGCACCCGCCGCGTCGCACCGCTGGCCGCCGCCATCGCGGTCCTTGTCACGGCCGGCCCGCACGCCGCGCATGCGCAAGACGCCACCACCCTGCCCGCCGTGCGCGTCAGCGAGCGCAGCGATCCCGGCACGCGCAGCAGCACCGCCACCAAGACCGACACCAGCCTGCTGGAAACGCCGCAGTCGCTGTCGGTGATCGACGATGCGCGCATGCAGGCCCAGGGCGCGCAGACGCTCAAGGACGCGCTGAGCTATACGCCCGGGGTGATCCCCACCCGCTACGGCACCGACTCGCGCTACGACTGGATCTCGCTGCGCGGCTTCGACGCCTATGCGCCCGGCTTTTACCTGGACGGCATGCCGCTGCGCAATAACGGCAACTGGGGCATCTGGCCGATCGAACGCTACGGCGCCGAGCGCATCGAGGTGCTGCGCGGCCCGGCCTCGGTGCTGTACGGACAGAGCGGCCCAGGCGGGCTGGTCAACGCGATCAGCAAGCGGCCGACCGCCGAGCCGCTGCACGAACTGCAAGTGCAGCTCGGCGATCACCAACGCCGGCAGCTCGCTGGCGACCTGTCCGGGCCGCTCAGCGAGGACGGCACCGTGCTGTACCGCCTCACCGCCCTGGCGCGCGAGGCCGAGCTGCCCGCCGGCGGCATGCGCGACGACCGCCGCTTCCTGGCCCCGGCGCTGACCTGGGCGCCGAGCGCGGCCACCCGCCTCACCGTGCTCTCGCAGCTCGGCCGCACCCGCGCCGGCGTGTACCTGCGCATGCGGCCGGCGGTGGGATCGCTGGTGCCGACCGCGATCGGCACCTATCTCCCCAGCCGCCTGTTCGAAAGCGACCCCACCTACAACCGTTTCGACCTGGACACGGCGATGTTCGCCGCGCTGTTCGAACACCGCGTCAACGACGTGCTGCGCCTGCGCCAGAACGCCCGCTACGGCCGCCTGAAGGTGGACTACCGCAGCGTGCAAGGACGCGGTTTCGTCATCGACGATCCCGCCGATCCGCTGGACCCGGCCAACTTCGCCCGACTGCGCCGCACCGCCTCGGACAGCAGGGAAACGGTGCACGCGCTGAACCTGGACAACCAGCTCGAGCTGCGCCTGCACGCCGGCGCCGTGCAGCACACACTGCTGTTCGGCCTGGACTACCAGCGCACGCGCATCGACCAGGTCACCCACAGCGGCGGCACCACCACGCCGCTGGACATCCGCCATCCGGTCTACGGCGATCCGGTCCAGTTGCCTGCCCCCTGGTACGACGGCATCGCCACGGTGAGCCAGACCGGCCTGTACGTGCAGGACCAGGTGCGCTGGCGCGAGCGCTGGCTGCTCACCCTCGGCGCCCGCTACGACCGCGCCGACAGCCGGCTCGACAGCCGCCTGGACGGCAGCCACAGCGACATCGTCGAACGCAAGGCCAGCAAGCGCGCCGGCCTCACCTACGTGGCCGCGAACGGCTGGGCGCCGTACCTGAGCTACAGCGAATCGTTCGTGCCGACCGCCACGCGCGACCCACTGAGCGGCCGCGCGTTCCGCCCGGAAAGCGGGCGCCAGTACGAAGCCGGCCTGCGTTTCCAGCCCGACGGCGGCACCCAGTCGTACAGCGCCGCCGTGTTCAACCTGCGCCGGCGCAACTACCTGACCTACGATCCGGACTACGTCCCGCGCCAGACCGGCGAGACCCTGGTCCGCGGCCTGGAACTGGAGGCGACGCTGCACCCGCTGCCGCGTTTGCAACTGATCGGCTCCTACAGCTACACACCGACGGTGCATGTCACCGCCAGCAGCAATCCAGGTGAACTGGGCAAGCCACTGTCAGCGGTCTCGCGCCATGCCGCCGCGCTGTGGGGCGACTACCGCTTCGACAGCGGCATCCGCGTCGGCCTGGGCGCGCGCTACACCGGCGCCAATCGCGGTGACCTGGACGCCGCGCGCGCCGAGGTGCCGGCATTCACCCTGTTCGACGCACTGCTCGGCTACGACCGCGATCGCTGGAACTTCGCCCTGAACGTGCGCAATCTCGCCGACAGGACCTACCTCAGCAACTGCGACGCCTACGACAACTGTTACTACGGCGAACAGCGTCGGGTGACGGCCACGGCGACGTATCGCTGGTGA
- a CDS encoding DUF2628 domain-containing protein has product MHSTTHDYSQYSPKWQFRFTFYDTYGEPKSASFKEAMKALPFKEKLRLNMNWFAFFFGFIYLFVLGLWRKALMLLAISLCCGIVLTFLPDAASRAFGIAYSILVGMTANYAYYLDRVKGSTSWNPFEGIRW; this is encoded by the coding sequence ATGCACAGCACGACCCACGACTACAGCCAGTACAGCCCGAAATGGCAGTTCCGCTTCACTTTCTACGACACCTACGGCGAACCCAAGTCGGCCAGCTTCAAGGAGGCGATGAAGGCGCTGCCGTTCAAGGAGAAGCTGCGCCTCAACATGAACTGGTTCGCCTTCTTCTTCGGCTTCATCTACCTGTTCGTGCTCGGGCTGTGGCGCAAGGCGCTGATGCTGCTCGCCATCTCGCTGTGCTGCGGCATCGTGCTGACCTTCCTGCCGGACGCGGCCAGCCGGGCCTTCGGCATCGCCTACTCGATCCTGGTCGGCATGACCGCCAACTACGCCTACTATCTGGACAGGGTGAAGGGGAGCACCAGTTGGAACCCGTTCGAAGGCATCCGCTGGTAA
- a CDS encoding STY0301 family protein — protein MVLKDISATARRALPLLVATLFAVPAAARQTLQCPERLRVAEAPLQSPDLPADARVAFAAAPSLRLFSSGVYSGPPREMAALVPSNEETRRPGDAGVSIWRFDAPDPHGIYLVCGYGPDGLVQVSRRVGDVARCEARPLRASGTGPAAGTLFVCE, from the coding sequence ATGGTTCTGAAGGACATTTCCGCTACGGCACGCCGCGCGCTGCCGCTGCTCGTCGCCACGCTGTTCGCGGTGCCGGCCGCAGCCAGGCAGACGCTGCAGTGTCCCGAGCGCCTGCGCGTGGCCGAAGCGCCGTTGCAGAGTCCCGACCTGCCGGCCGACGCCCGCGTCGCATTCGCCGCCGCGCCGTCGCTGCGGCTGTTCTCCAGTGGCGTCTATTCCGGGCCACCGCGCGAAATGGCGGCGCTGGTGCCGAGCAACGAGGAAACGCGCCGCCCGGGTGATGCGGGCGTGTCGATCTGGCGCTTCGATGCGCCCGACCCGCACGGTATTTACCTGGTGTGCGGCTATGGACCCGATGGCCTGGTGCAGGTGTCGCGGCGCGTCGGCGACGTCGCGCGTTGCGAGGCGAGGCCGCTGCGTGCCAGCGGCACCGGGCCGGCCGCCGGCACCCTGTTCGTGTGCGAGTGA
- a CDS encoding DUF3142 domain-containing protein — MSLRHALLGLSLLLVGCAASAPAPLEQQVYVWQRQWSAAHAVALAQTRADFAALRVLALQAHPRAGWGRAAVDLRQLAADGRPVIAVVRLDGQLPALDAARIDTEVLQLVRRWRAAGVALRGVEIDHDCATARLPAYAVLLRQLRGALPADLALSITALPAWLDSTALAPLLRTVDSSVLQVHAVDAPAAGLFDPVQARRWADRYAQRSAKPFWLALPAYGVALVDNADADTDATPLIESEAPLSARGTRHELRVSPQQLAVFVEALHAHRPPHLTGIVWFRLPLPGDRRAWSLATLQAVVHGRPLQAAVQVHASGSGPVYDLILANHGTAAAALPRRVVLHGSTCEAGDALGDYRLHLPEQGLRFDRTTASSPLAAGERRALGWVRCRNLHTGAIDVLP, encoded by the coding sequence GTGTCACTGCGCCATGCGCTCCTCGGGCTGAGCCTGCTGCTGGTCGGCTGCGCGGCGTCGGCACCGGCACCGCTGGAACAGCAGGTCTACGTCTGGCAACGGCAGTGGAGCGCCGCGCATGCAGTGGCGCTGGCGCAGACCCGCGCGGACTTCGCGGCGCTGCGCGTACTGGCGCTGCAGGCGCATCCGCGCGCCGGCTGGGGCCGCGCCGCGGTGGATCTGCGGCAGCTCGCCGCCGATGGCCGCCCGGTGATCGCGGTGGTGCGGCTGGACGGCCAATTGCCGGCACTGGACGCGGCGCGGATCGACACCGAGGTCCTGCAGTTGGTGCGCCGCTGGCGCGCGGCTGGCGTGGCGCTGCGCGGCGTGGAGATCGACCACGATTGCGCCACCGCGCGCCTGCCCGCCTACGCCGTGCTGCTGCGTCAACTGCGCGGCGCGCTGCCGGCCGACCTGGCGCTGAGCATCACCGCCCTGCCCGCCTGGCTGGACAGCACGGCGCTGGCGCCGCTGTTGCGCACGGTCGACAGTTCGGTGCTGCAGGTGCATGCGGTGGACGCGCCCGCGGCCGGCCTGTTCGATCCGGTACAGGCGCGGCGCTGGGCCGACCGCTACGCCCAGCGTAGCGCCAAGCCGTTCTGGCTGGCCCTGCCGGCCTACGGTGTGGCCCTGGTCGACAACGCCGATGCCGATACCGACGCCACGCCGCTGATCGAAAGCGAAGCGCCGCTGTCGGCACGCGGCACGCGCCACGAATTGCGCGTGTCGCCACAGCAACTGGCCGTCTTCGTCGAGGCGCTGCACGCGCACCGCCCGCCGCACCTGACCGGCATCGTCTGGTTCCGCCTGCCGCTGCCGGGCGATCGCCGCGCCTGGTCGCTGGCGACGCTGCAGGCGGTGGTGCACGGGCGTCCCTTGCAGGCGGCGGTGCAGGTACACGCCAGCGGCAGCGGCCCGGTCTACGACCTGATCCTGGCCAACCACGGCACCGCCGCGGCTGCGCTGCCGCGGCGCGTGGTCCTGCACGGCAGCACCTGCGAGGCCGGCGACGCCCTGGGCGATTACCGGCTGCACCTGCCGGAGCAGGGGCTCCGCTTCGACCGCACCACCGCTTCCTCGCCCCTGGCCGCCGGCGAACGCCGCGCACTTGGCTGGGTCCGCTGCCGCAACCTGCACACAGGTGCCATCGATGTCCTGCCGTGA